A segment of the Candidatus Bathyarchaeota archaeon genome:
AGATGTGGCTGGGCTCGTCGAAGCCTTGAAGGCCTATAAGGCGAGGCCCTCCAGGGAAACTTTTAATTCGATCCTACGCTCAACAGGTTTAATGGTGGGGCAGTAGTCTAGCTTGGTCCAGGAGGTCTATGTAGAAGCCTCCGCCGAAAGGATCCCAGCCTGGGGAGGATGATGAACCCCGGTACGCTGGTGATCGCGGGTTCAAATCAGCTGAACGCTGGGGAAATCCCGCCTGCCCCACCACGATTCTCGGACGAGCCATCCGAGGCTGAATCTCGCTTTAAATAGGATCGAGAGATTTCTCGATGCATGAAGGGGCCGAGCATGCCTATCCCCCCGGGGATGGGCAAGTTAAGCTTCGGTTCGGGGAGGCGTCATAAATCCAGCTCCCGCCCGATCCCCCCTAAGCCTCATCTTCCAGACGACTTTTAATCCGTATTATTAATTCGCTCACCTCATCCAGTGAGAAGTCCTCAACCTCATTTACGTCCTGGCGGAATGCTCTGAGAATAGCCTTGGAGTATTTACTGCTGTACTCCAATGCTTGTATCATCATCTCGAGTTTATCCGAGGCTTTGACTATTCTAGCTTCCAGGCTCTTCCCCTCATGGAGTTCGTCCAGGAGCCTCCTATACTTGAGCTTTAGATCCTCAGGTAACTCCTCCAGGAGCATGCCCTCAGCCGCGTGCTCCATCTCCCTTTTCCTCTCGTACCCTATCTCTTTGAGAACCTCCTGGTCCATGTCGAGGATCATGGCCTCCGCTAAGTCGTGGAGGACGGCCATCTCCGCCACCTTCAGCGTATCCACATCGGCGCCTTTCGAGTTTAGGAGGCGAGCTATGAAGATTGAGAGGATGGATGCCCGCAGGGTGTGCTCCGCCACCGACTCCACGTCTCCCAACGAGACTCCTCTGAGGAGCCAGCCGGTCCTAGGCACCCTCTTCAGCCTCCCAAAGTTAAGTAGGAAATCGATTAAAGCCATTGTAAACGCCCTCTTAACCCTCCTCCAAATTATCTTATTTATATCCCTTGATGTCCTCCTCGCGATTAGTAGAGGTATGATATTATGGTTAGCGCCCATATTGGTAGGGCGGACGCCATCCATATTTTAGGGCTCCATGAGAATATTTTATGGCCGTCCAATATGCCTGAGGGTATGAGGTTGAAGGCCGCCAGCCAGATGTTGGCCCTGAACCCCATGGCGCCCACCGACCTTATCACGCTGGGGCTCGGGATAAAGGTCAGTCCCAGGAACCCTAACCCCACCAGGGCGTTGGAGAGAGGGCCTACTAGGGAGATTAACCCCATCTCCCTCCTAGTGGCTCCTCCGTACCCTATGGTTTTCGGGCCTACATACACTGCACCGGGCGCTGCAAATATGAATCTGCCACCCGAGATCAGGGCGAAGACCAGGGCCATCAGGAGGCCTGTAGGCCAAGCCCTAAACTCCGCGTTGCATCCATATCTCCTTGCTAGGCCTCGATGGGCTAACTCGTGGGATATGAATCCCAAACCCAGGGTCACCAGGGATACCCCGAAGTATAGGAGGAATAAGCGGGGTCTGAAGATGTAGGCCGTGGAGAAACAGAAGGACAGAGTGACCCAGGCGAATAGGATGTCTCTAACCTCCCTACGGGCTAAGCCCCTCCCCCCGCATTCATATCCGGGGGATAGGCGGATTCGAGGTATAGTAGACTCAGCTTTTGGAGGCCCCGCCTGGAAGAGGTTAGAGCATTCATGCCTCTCAGGTAGCCTATGATCCGCACATAGAGATGCCCCGCAATACCTGCATATGAACGGTAGATTCACATTCATGCCGCAGTATTCGCACCTAACCATCTATCCTAGACCCCAGACGATCCAAACGAACTAGAGTGATATAACAGTAAAGGGAAGCTATAAAATGAATGAATGGATGATGTATAAATAATTGCGTCAACTTAGGGATACAGGCAAGATGAGGGCCTAGGACCTGCTCATCTATCTCATATTTAAAGGATTTAGAGATGAGATGCTTATCTCGCCAGCATCGAAGCTTCCATTAGCTCTGTAGTTCTAAAGTTGTTGAATCAATTCAACATAGAATTTGCATAAGGAAGAGGAGTAAGCAAGTTTCGAAGCTCCTCCTCTACATATGGTTTGGATTGGTGATTATTAGTTTCCCAGGCGGGTATTGTCGAAATTGATGGGGTTATTTTTAGTCGAAGTTCCTTTTTGGGAGATCATTGCGCTGGTCGGGGCGGCCGTCTTGGTTAGTTGCTTATACGCCTCTATGAGGATCAGGTCTATTATCTTTGTTGGTGTTAGTTTATTTGGATTATGGAAGAGTTGTGTCCCGCAGACTAGGAATTCTGCGCCGAGGTTAATTGCTTCGGGGATCATCTGTAGGGTTATGCCGCCTTGGAGCTGTATCGTGCCTGTGAATGAGCCCGCTATGCGGCTTATATAGAATTTTGCAGGTTCCGGTTTGAAAGACCCTTCTGGCGTGTTCGTCCTGGATGCAGTGCCTGCTGATTGGAATGTTAACATGCCTATCTCAGGTAGGACGGACTCCAGTATTCGGAGCACCGTCTCTTTAGGTTTGGGGGTGAGATTTTCTGATCCTATGGTCTCTGACGAGGCTGGGGCAGGCGCCGATGTCAAGGATGTGTCTGATTAGTTTTTAAGAATTTTTTGGTCGGGCGTGGCATCCAGTTGGAAGCATACGGCTCCCATCTCTACACGACTGAGTTTCAGGAGCTTCTTATGGGGCTGACTTGCAAGGATGTGTAGGTTCAGGAAGCAACCATATGATTGGATCAGCTTATTCGTCTTTGAGGAAGGCGGGCGAGAATACGGAAGTATTTATTTTAGGTCTCTTAAGGCCGAATCCTTCATAGTCTTCGAAGTTTACATCCACATGGAACGTATAGACTTTGCCGTGTTCTAAGATATGCTCGACTTGGCATAGTACCTTCTCCCGGATGAGCCTCGGAGGCACCCTACCTATAAGGCCGTCAGTCAGGGTTACTAGGGCAGGGTTTAACTTGATTATCTTACCGTTCAAGATGTCTTCTCCAACGTATCTGGATTTTAAGTGCAGATCTTGAGTAGAAGTCTCTTCCTGATGGCAAAGGATTATCATACCTTTCTTTTTCTGACACTTTTTGATTGTTTTCAGGAGGTATTAATGTTTTATGGATAATTGGCGAAATAAAGGCGATTTTAAACCCTTAAATGCTAGTTATATGGATGCCATTCCTCGGGGCTCTACCGGCATCTCATGTTTTACTTAAAACTTATAAATTAGAGTGCGTTCTTGGATCACCCATGGGGAGCGCAGCACCTGTGCAGGATAATTTAAGATCCGAAGATCCAGGCTGGAGACAGAGTTCAGGCCTCATCTTAGCCGTGGATGCAGGCTTATCTGTTAACAGGGCCATGCTATTTGACGGGCTTGGAAACCTCATCGCCGAGAGCAGGAGCGAGTTGTCGATCGACCAGCCTATGGAAGGTTGGGCAGAGCAAAAGCCCGAGACCATATGGAATGCCACCAAGGAGAACATTAGAGGCATCACCTCCAAAAGGGAAGATTTAAACGAAGAGATAATGGCTGTGGGATTGACCGCCCACATGCATGGAACGTTCCTACTAGATGATGAGGGAGAGCTAGCCAGGGAGAAAGCCATCGTCTGGATAGATACTAGGACGGGCAACCTAATAGAGAGGTTTAGGAGTGAAGGGTTGGAGGATGAGATATTCAAGATTAGCGGCTGGAAACTCATCACTAGCATGCAGCTCCTGCATCTGATATGGCTTAAAGAGAACGAGCCTGAGACATTGAGAAGGGCTAGATGTTTCATGGCCTGCAAGGATTATATCCGATACAGACTGACGGGTGAGGTTCTAAGCGATTTTACAGACGCTTCATTCACAGGATTATTCGATAACGTGAAACGGCGATGGTCCGATGACGCGTTTCTCCTGGTGGGATTGGATCCATCCATCGCCCCAGATATAAAAGAGCCCTGGGAGATTGGGGGATTCATAACCGAGGAAGCTGCGAGGGCTACAGGTTTAAAGGCGGGGACGCCCGTAACAGTGGGATGCGGAGATGTTGCCGCGATGGCTCTGGGGGGAGGTGTCACCGAGGACTATCAGCTCCTAGCCAACATAGGGGCTGCAGGCGTATACGAGAGACCTGTGGAGTCCCCGCTGTATGATTGGGAGAATAAGAATTATACTATAGCCTCCCATGCGGTGCCGGGTAAATGGCTCCTACAGGCTAACCAGATGTCGGCTGCCCTTACTTTGAGATGGTTCAGAGACAACGTATTCTCGGGATCCATCACTTATAAGGACTTCGATAAGCTAGCTGCGAAGTCCAAGCCGGGAGCTAGCGGAGTAATATTTCATCCGTTCCTCCAGGGAGAAAGATCCCCCTTCGTAAACCCTCACGCTAAAGGACTATTCTTCGGGCTAACCCTGAAGACTGAGCTGAAGGATCTCGTAAGGGCAATCCTTGAAGGAGTAGCTTTCGCAGCCAGGGATAACCTGGAGCTCCTAACCCGGATGAAGGGGAAGAGGGAATTCGAAGTGGTGATGGGCGGCGGAGCAGCCAACAGCCGAGAGTGGGCACAGATACTCTCGGATGTAACAGGATACACCGTTAAGATACCCAAGGTAAATGAGATAGGCGCCTTAGGAGCAGCTATACTGGGAAGCCTAGCATGCGAGTTATACATTTGCCATAGGGAGGCGGTTGAGAATATGGTTAAGTTAGAGAAAAAATTTGAGCCTAACCCAGAGGCGCATATGGAGTATAATGAAATATTCGACGCCTATAAGAGGCTTTATCGGACGTTAGAGCCTTTCTATAAGCCTAAAGGTAAACGATAAAGTCGCAGAAGCAATCACTTTTTTGAAACCCCTCATTACATTATTTTGTTTTTCTTCCTTATTTTTCAGGATTAATCCCCTATATCTAGACTTATCTAGAAGAATGAGAAGTAAAATGAGGTGAAGAAGGTATATATGCTGGCTAAACTTTTCTAAAGGTCTGGGGGAATGACCAAATATGATAAAGTTCGGCTTACAATTCTCGCAAACTGGAAAATCATACGATGAAATTAGGAGGCTATTCCTGACCAGTGAGGAGCTGGGATACGACTCGGCATGGCTTATGGATCATTTTTACCCCACATCCTCTACGGATAGGGAATCCTCATTCAAGGAGCCCGTACTGGAATGCTTCACTACGTTGGCGGCATTAGCTAGGGAGACGAGCTCCATAAGGCTGGGCCCGCTAGTCGCTTGCAATTCATACAGGTATCCATCGCTGCTGGCTAAGATGGCCGCTACACTAGACGTTATTAGCGATGGGAGGATGGAGTTCGGGTTAGGTGCAGGATGGTACAAGGAGGAATACTTGTCTTACGGAATACCGTTCCCAAAGCTTTCGGTGAGGCTTAGCCAGATGAGGGAGGCCCTCCAGATAATTAAAGGGATGTGGACCGAAGAGAAGACAAGCTTCTCAGGCATCCACTACAAGGTATCCGAAGCCTATAATTATCCTAAACCAGTCCAAAAGCCGCATCCTCCCATATGGATTGGCGGAAGAAATATAGAAGTACTAAAAGTAGCTGCTGAACATGCAGATTACATCAACATCTATTTCGTCACCCCTAGAGAGTTTAGGGAGAGAGTGGAGCTGCTTGATGGATACCTCGAGGCCTTGGGAAGAAAATGTAAAGTCAAGTATACTTGGCATGGGCCATTCTACATTGGAAGGAATGATGAGGAGGCTAAGAACATCTTCAGGAAGAGAGTTAAGGCTAGCATGAACCCGGTGATGGCGAAGATGTCGTTTGAAGAATACTTTGAGAGAACTGTGAGCGGCTCAGCAGAGGACTGCCTAAACAAGTTTCAGGAATTCAAGGATGCCGGTGCAAGCTATTTCGTACCAAGTTACAGGCAGGGAGCCCAGCTCTTAAGGGTCCTATACGAGGATGTCGTCAGACCGTTAAAGAAGTAACTGGGTAGTAATGGAATAGACATATCTTATTTTGATTCACATCGGACAGTTTCGAATAGGCGTTTAAAGTCTCCTCCCAAATGCTCGTATACCCCTCGGTACAACTGGTAGTATGAGAGGTATTCCTCGTGGACTCGGGGATCAGGCTCGTCCACCTCGGCCTTACCTAGCCAATCCTTCACGGCATGGAAGCCATTGATGCGGCCTAAACCCTTAGCAGCGAGGGCTGCGTCCCCCATGGTGGCATCCCCGCCCGAAACGTAGTATATGAGCGGCAAATTCATCACGTCGGCTAGAATCCGCCGCCACAGCCTACTCTTAGCCCCCCCATCGACAGCTACCACCGACTTCACTTCGACACCTGCCTCCACAGCTATCTCTAGGATGTAACGGAGGGCATAGGCTACCCCCTCCAGGATTGCACGATATATGTGAAATGGTCCATGGGAGGTTGAGATCCCGAATATCACCCCCCTCCTATGCAGGTCCCATTCAGGGGCTACGCCGCCTATCAATTGAGGCAACACCACTAGTCCCTCAGATCCAGGAGGGATCTTCTCAGCCCCTCCCTCCAGGAATTGAAAGTCGATCCCCTTACCCTTTCTAAAGGGAGTGAGGAGGTCGCGGAACCAGCTGATGACTCCTCCTGCCAGCACGTTACCGAACGAGACCGGGTTCCCATCGACGTGTATAGTGTTCACTAGCCTAGGGTCAAATCTTTCTCCTCTGGTTGGGATTATGAAGTCCCCCGCAGTCCCCAGCATTTGGCAGGCCTCCCCTACTTGGAACACCCCACAGCCCAAGGCTGAACAGGCGAAGTCGCCTCCCCCCGCGACCACGGGGATGCCCTTCCTTAACCCGAGGCTCTTACAGGAGGCCGATGTCTCCCCAACCACCTGGAAAGAAGAGAGTATGTCTGGAAGCACATCCATATCGAATCCTAATGTGTTGCAAACCTCATAGGACCAAAACTTTCCCCTTATGTCGAAGAAAGGAGCACATAGGCCTGCCTGAGAGTAATCTATCACCGCTTCACCTGTGAGTTTGTACACGATGTAGCTGTTGCATTGGAGCAGCTTCCAAGTCTCATGGAATAAATTCGGCTCATTATCTCTAAACCATAGCCATTTGGGCCCTCCAAAATATGGAGACAACGTGTTACCGGAGATCTTATGGACTGTTTCTAGGCCGACGCTATCTCTTATTCGGCTGCATTCCTCGGCAGCCCTTGAATCACACCATATAAGGGCTGAGCGGAGGGGATCTCCATTCCTATCCACCGGGAGGCAACTGGGCGTCATGCCGCTTATACTTATGCCCTCGACACCCTTGACGTCTACTCTAGCCGATTTCAACAGCCGCCTCACCGAGGCCTGAAAGATCTTCCAGATGATTCCTGGGTGAACCTCAACCCAGCCGGGTCTCGGATAATTCGGCTTATACTCTCCCCTTATGCCCCTTAAGACTTCTCCTTTAATGTTGTAAAGCTTCGTCTTAATGCTTGAAGTGCCTATATCGGAACATAGTAGATAGACGCCTTCCTCGCTCATTTAAACTGAACCTCCGCCGATTCGAGCAATCTCTGAGAGGGATTAAAGCCTTCACAGATGGACTTCTCTTAGATCCTCCCTGGATACGAGGCCTTTAGATCTTTCATCGTGGAAACCTTTTAGATCCCGGTAAGCCATTTTAAAGAGCTTGTAGGCTTCCTCGTATGCG
Coding sequences within it:
- a CDS encoding HD family hydrolase, with protein sequence MALIDFLLNFGRLKRVPRTGWLLRGVSLGDVESVAEHTLRASILSIFIARLLNSKGADVDTLKVAEMAVLHDLAEAMILDMDQEVLKEIGYERKREMEHAAEGMLLEELPEDLKLKYRRLLDELHEGKSLEARIVKASDKLEMMIQALEYSSKYSKAILRAFRQDVNEVEDFSLDEVSELIIRIKSRLEDEA
- a CDS encoding TIGR03560 family F420-dependent LLM class oxidoreductase, with translation MIKFGLQFSQTGKSYDEIRRLFLTSEELGYDSAWLMDHFYPTSSTDRESSFKEPVLECFTTLAALARETSSIRLGPLVACNSYRYPSLLAKMAATLDVISDGRMEFGLGAGWYKEEYLSYGIPFPKLSVRLSQMREALQIIKGMWTEEKTSFSGIHYKVSEAYNYPKPVQKPHPPIWIGGRNIEVLKVAAEHADYINIYFVTPREFRERVELLDGYLEALGRKCKVKYTWHGPFYIGRNDEEAKNIFRKRVKASMNPVMAKMSFEEYFERTVSGSAEDCLNKFQEFKDAGASYFVPSYRQGAQLLRVLYEDVVRPLKK